The following nucleotide sequence is from Juglans microcarpa x Juglans regia isolate MS1-56 chromosome 6D, Jm3101_v1.0, whole genome shotgun sequence.
ATGAGAGATATATGCGGTCAGGCTTGAATGACTCATCAAAAAATTTCACTAATTGTGGGATTCCTGCTATTTACTATCTCACACCctacatcctatgaaaaatacctctacatcttatgaaaaaattatagatgtgaaggtgtgagagtgaataataactgatgGACAACATTACTCCTGCGATAATGGTAAGACATTACTCCTGCAATAATGGCAAGGCTTCCGTTGAGAGGTATATATTGCATGAGTGCTTAATTAGTGACAACAGCTGTGCCTTGCTTTTGGGCTGCAAAGATAATAATTATTGTTGACCTTTTGCATTCatgaggaaaatgagagaagtaGGCTAAATGCATGCAACCATGATTTAGTtaaaaatgaaatggtttgCAAGGTATATAAAAAGccgaaaaaaaatctatgttgcagacttattttttaatatattaaacatTAAACACACTGTTAACGTAGAAATCTACATTGATTTTTATAACCGGAATGAATCCACAAGTGTTAAGTGTACTCATTAACTCCAGTGCATTTCCAGCTTGTGTAGAGAAATGAACGAGAAGAGCAGATCCAATCTTTACCCAAATGGCCTCTAGACGTGTCTGCTCAAGTGTATGAGCCTCAGAAGAATTATGCTACTGCCCAGCTGAAGGGGAAAAGAAGTCAGAAACGTATTCCTACCATGCACAGAGCTTGCCAAAAGCAAGCCCTACCagtgagaaaaatgaaacttgCATATCTGAGGAAGAAAACCcggaaaaaatattatacagaCACTCATTGTGTAACCAAGATTGCGTGGTTATACTGCAGTCCAACTGAGAAGctcaaaaaatggaaaaactcccatcagatttttcaaaaattgcaAACTAAGAAGAGCCTCGAGTCATATTTAGATCAGCTTTCTTGCACTTGATGTTGCTTGCTGGAGTGGTATAGCTTGACCCCTACCGACAAAGATTCCCAGCATCCAAAGTATTTCATAGATGTTCCCAAAACGAAACAGACACCAATCCTTCCTGCTTTTTATCATATATCATCGCTCAAAAATATTTGAAACGTAAATGAAACAGACACCGGTCCTGCTTTTAGTTAGCATAATTCATCAgtcaaaaatatttgaaatttaaaaaatgcaaaCCAATATTCACATACCTATTTTACAGTGAAGCAAACAAATTGTACCTATAAATGTCTCAAGTATATTACACATATTGAATAAAGGCATTATGAAATTATGCCACAGGCAATGCTTGTATTTCATAAGATGAATAGTGATTCCAGCATGCGATCAATGGCCGCATAAGGGAATGCAGCTGACATTAACTTGACATTTTAAACTAAGAGTATAGAAGCAAATCCACCAGTCTCTTCTTCAGTAGCCTAACAAAAGGACATGACATTTAGTTGAAAGGGaacattgaaatttttaaatgGCAGAATTTAGATCAGAGGCATTTTTTTCGAACTTCAGACCAACTCCTGTAATAAATTCTCAGATTATTTATCATCAATCAAATCCACATGAGATGCATTGAACATTCATAACAGTTACACAAGTTTTCTATGGATATATTGAATTTTGCATAGGGCTCCTACAATTACTatcatttcttcttttaatgAGTAAGCTAATATCCCATTACATGGACAACTCAAGTAAACCCCACTTTGGGCAAGTCCAAGTGTCAACAACCACAGCCCACGGATTCTTTAACAATGCCCCGAAGGGTTAAAGAATAATTTAACTACCAAAGTTTATGAAAACTGATTTCAACACTGATTCATTTCTTGTCACTTGAAGGGATACCCAACTTAACTAGAAAACAGAATCAGGTCCCAGTTAATGAAAAAAGATGTCAACAATctgaaaaagagaaatagatGAAGCCATATAAGAATACCTGGCAAGAGTTCAGAACTTCAGGGTAATTATAGCAGTGACGATGCGTACACGGGCAACCCAAAGTGAGAGAAACTACTAATAGAGGTTGCTTCCCCCTCTCTTACCACAAAATGTCACTAAATGTAACTACAACAGCATAATAATATACTTTCCAATTTTTCCAGGTGATGTTTGATGCAAAGTCATGCTCCTAGCTCTGTAAAAAACTTATACCTCTCAAGTTAGAGTACTGCCAACTCAGGTAAGTAGTGTCAGCAACTGGAAAAGTAGTTGGATTAACTGGCATATTTTGAACACCATCTAACTTATAACAAACTAGAGCCATCTTTACTTATTGACCAAATAAACTGGTACCTTGCTAGATTACGTTCAAGTTTAACTTCCTATTCTGATAAGACAATCGAATAGTGTAAATGACTACCCTAAGTTTATTTGTTCATGGATTCATATTACTAAAAGTAGATCTGAAAGTTTCAAAAGTAAGCTCAGCTTTGCAACCATAGAACAGTCTCCAAACAAAGATCAGCATGCATAGATAAGTTACTAGCATTCTGCAATGAACGCAATGTAGAGTAAATATCCGAAagacaaattaagaaaatggaatataatggaaaaataaatcaaaacttgaGTAGACAGGTCTCAAGAACTGAACCTGACTAGTAAATCTTGTCAATATTTCTAATTTCACTCCTGTCATCAGCAAATTAATAATTTCTGGAATGGGTGTGGAAATCAAATTGGTATATAGTACACTTCCAGGATGTTCTTGCATGAAAGACAcgaaattttattattcattctcATTTGAGCAATTCTAACAAGGAAACAGCAAAGATTCCAGCTTAGTTAAGTTTCTACCCAATATGATATGCACCATGCCgaacatatacaaaatgtatCCAAAAGGAACAAAATAATCTGGTCTTAGGGCCTCATATCGTCAAACACAAAACTACTACATTAATATCTGTCAACCATTAAAGCCAGagtcaaaaaattaaaaacccatTCAACCACAGTTGCCAATGAAGTTGTAACCAAAGTGTTAATATAGGATAAATGAATGTTAAGTGCCTGAAAAAACCAAGGTCAAGATAAGGTCAGTAATGTGATTCGCATTAACTTAACAAAAAGGgggaaattttgagaaatggaaGGGAACCTAATTGAGAGTTAAATGGTATAAAAAATTCCTCCGAAAAGTATACAATAGTTTTATTTGCAACCTTTGTATAATTCTAGAGTAAACTATGCTTACAAGAAATATAGAATCTATGGTGAAGTATGAATTTGAACATTTGCAAGAAGCCTGGTCAGTTTGCTCAGAGTTTCACGAGCAGATATTGTCTCTGGATGATCTTCACCACAAATTGAAGTTCTAATAAAAACAGCCTTCCTAATTAGATCATCTCCTATATCGAACTGTCCCCCTCTTAGCATTAGCTTGGCCCTAGTCTCTAGCACAGTGGCTCTGCATAGAGCCAGTTCCTGCCAAAGGCAAGGATTCAACTGAGCATTAGTCTGGATGGACCTCCAACAAAGTGATTTATCCAACCATTTCTCAACTGGGGTGACAAGTTCTTGGTCTGCAGCTTCCAAAGCATTAGTACATAGCCGCAGAAGTTCAAGAGCAGCACTGCATTGAGAGAATGTGATGAATGTCCGGATGGCGAGAGGCAAAACCACTTCTTTGACAAGATGTAGCAACTCGGACACCTTGGGCTCAACAACTACAGGATCGCGACCAAATCCAAATAACAAGAAACAAGCCGCCCACATATGTTCAGAGTGCTGAGCTATTGACCCATGACTGATTACAGCTTGAACCATGGCTTGCGCAGCTCCATTCATTCCTCTTTTGTGAGCATAAAGCTTGATGAGCTCATTGAAATGGATATAATCTTGCTTGGTACTACTTCTTGCAATATTGAACCTCAACAACATGGAAGAAGCTTCTGCTTCTGATCTTTTGGTGTATGATGAAGTCAAACCACAAGTTAAGGAATGCAGCAAATTCCTCCAGAATCCGTTCCCCTGATGCTTTTTGGGTATCTTGTGAGCAGCATGGGCTAACAGGGAAACTGGAATTGCAGCTGGAGCAAACCAACCACTTGCCTGGACCATTCTGGTTGCCAAGCTCATTGGCCCATCAGCGTGATCAAATATCGAGAAACATACCTCAAAGAGTTGCAGAAGGAAGGTGTTTCGCCTCAATGAGTGTACTTCCCTACTGCTCCATGAGAAATCCTTCAAGGGCATTCTTTTAATGGTATCCAATAGCCTACTTGGAGTTATAGGAATCTCAGACAGTATTGCACCAGTAATTGCAAGCCCCAAAGTTAACCTGCCAACTTTCTCCTCAATAACCCTAAGTGCATCTATTTCCTCAATTGGGTAGTCTTTGCCACTTCCTTGCATTAAAGTCATTGCCTCGATGCCAGATAAGTATGAGAGTTTCAAAGGTTCCAAGTTCATCACACGGGGAAGGCGTGTGGAGATTATTATGTGGGTCTCTCCACCAAAACGAGGAAGAAGATCCATTACCAGTTTATGATCCCACCAATCCTTTTCGCTCTCTAAGTTATCAATCACCACTAAAAAGGGTATGTTTCTCATAAGCTCTTTGCGAACTCTAAAAATGGCAGCCTCTTCCTGCTCTTCAAAGCCTTTTATCCTGCTTTTCTCTGAGCAATATTCAACCCCCACATCAACTTCCAAAAATGACCAGAGGTTCAGATAATTCTGTCTAATATACCTGCTTTCCCCACCTACCCATAAAATCATCTTGTACCTTTGTTGGTATCTGTAAGCAAATTCCAGAAGAAGGTCTGTCTTGCCAATTCCTGATTCACCTGACACGCAAGCGATCCCTTTCCCATACAAAATCCTCATTGATCTTTTTCTCCTTGCATACCTTCCACCACCTTTTGACCTCGGTTGGTGTTGCCTTTGAGGAAGACCAGTACCTTGCatctcaatctctttttctgaCTCCTTCCACACAACTGGTTCTTTTCCCTTTCTGCTGCCGCTCTCAAATTGCCTTTCCCTGCCCCTTTCCTCCAATAAACTGCTCTTAGGCCACCCAATTGTCAAATTCTTTCGCCTGGGTCTAGCTTTAAGTTCAAAATAGTCTCTTTCTGAATCTCCTGTAACATCACCAAAAAGAATGAATTCTAGCTCAGAAAGTTCTTTCTTCCGACCAATGAAATTCTCATTTCGAGGGAAAGGGAACTCCTCTTTTTCTACCTTTTCTCTCCACTTATTCAATCGCTCTACAACACTTCTCCTTCCTAACCTCGTTGCCAGTAGTGTGATTGTCCTCAGTATGCATTCTCTCCAGTTGCCATCCTGAGCATCTAATTTCCACTCATCAACCCGAGAGAGGCCATAGACAGCTTCTTTCCACTCCTTCTCCAGCCCTCCATACAACACCCATAGCTCTCCTCCATATTTTCCCCATAGCTCTCCCCTCTTCTCAATTATATCTCGGACAAGGCAATCACCAGGACTCAAGTCAAAGAATATTGGGACCAAATTCTTCTTTCCTGAAAAAAACCGCAGTTCCTCAATAGTAAATGGGTTCCTGAAAGACTTCCTTGTCAGAATTATAACCCCAAAAGAAGAGACATCCATAGCCCTCTCAACAATTCCATGTTTGCGAGAGTTCCTACATCGAGCTCTATCAGATACAAAGCAGCTCATCCCTTGAACCTCCAGCTCTGCACGGAGCCAATTAGCAAACCTCAGTAAATAAGGTTTGCGTCCATGCAAACCAATGAATACATCGCAGCTCCTCATTCTATTGGAGGAAAGGGAGACTGAACCGGGAGTAAATGAGCTAGGGTAGCTACTTGCATGCTTTCTCTGCTTCTCTCTATGCCGAGAATAACCATTTTCATGGTCATGGCCGTAACTAGATGGGGTGCTGTTGGAAATGCCAGCTGAGGAAGATATGCCATCAAACTTCTGGAAATCAACCAGCGTACGGGCAGCTTGGGTTGCCGAAATGTTTGAAAAGGTAATTCTGACATTTTTTAGAGACTCAGGTTCTGGATATCCTGAGCTGCAGCTAGGAGGATCAACACTTAAATTAATGCTGTCACATGGATTGTCAGACCGTGTTGATTCTGATAAATGACACGTTGGCGATCTTGGCGAGAAGAAGGGCGACTGATTTGCTGAAAAGAAGgcagaagatgatgatgacatATTCCTTAAAGTTGTGGCCGTTAAGGACCGAAACCTGGTGCTATCTTCCCCGTTTtccatatttataaaatttcctGCTATCCCAGTGTATCAAGTCCTTTGTGCGCTCTATTTATGAGCAGCCACTATGAAACAAAGAATATGGCAGTAGTCAGTCACATATCTTCCAAAAACAGTATAAAGTACCGCAAATGCCAATAAAATTGGAGTCTTTCCATAGTTGTTTTAAACAATTTAGAAACTGACAAACACCATGTCCAATTGTAGGAATAATGGTAAACAACGGTACAAAATGTGTAATAAAACAGTACATGTAACAAGTATGAGCAACAATTGGCAtcctaaaaaatttaattatatatctacaaGTGGTGACTCCATTAATCCTAGAAATTGCATAATAACCACTGAAAAGACAATGCAGATTACTCAACCTGGAAAAGAATGGAAATTTAAACGCTTCATGATTCAAACAAGTAAGAGCGGAAGTAGGCAGCCTCTAAATGCATTATTATGCTCAGACTCTACTACATAGGATTTTAAACTCAAAGAagaaattttctttgttttttaggaactaaaaaagaatttcattaaaatacgCAAAAGGGTACTCAAGGGGGAAAGACTCTCTATGAGGAAAGAGAATAAAGATATTCTTTAAGCAATACAGTtgcaaaatacatataatagaaGTGCCTAGACAAATAATCAGAGGATTAAaacttcaataatttaaatggatagaaatgaagaaaaaatgacaGCCATAACGTTGACAGATTCGAGCTTCTGTGATccctataaaaagaaaaaaaaaaaaaaaaagtgattactATTatctaatttgaagaaaatatccatacatgggggaaaaaaaagtaaCTCATTTCCTGAATTTGATCAAAACAACCATAAGCCCATCATAGAGCATGAAGTCGTAATTTTAGGGCACTATAGATCTCACGGAACTCTCCGATGTACGGAGAGGCTTAACACGAAGAACGACTTCTCAATTGAGAACGATATAATGGCAGTTCCGTGATAATTCAGATCTGAATAC
It contains:
- the LOC121236153 gene encoding uncharacterized protein LOC121236153 — encoded protein: MENGEDSTRFRSLTATTLRNMSSSSSAFFSANQSPFFSPRSPTCHLSESTRSDNPCDSINLSVDPPSCSSGYPEPESLKNVRITFSNISATQAARTLVDFQKFDGISSSAGISNSTPSSYGHDHENGYSRHREKQRKHASSYPSSFTPGSVSLSSNRMRSCDVFIGLHGRKPYLLRFANWLRAELEVQGMSCFVSDRARCRNSRKHGIVERAMDVSSFGVIILTRKSFRNPFTIEELRFFSGKKNLVPIFFDLSPGDCLVRDIIEKRGELWGKYGGELWVLYGGLEKEWKEAVYGLSRVDEWKLDAQDGNWRECILRTITLLATRLGRRSVVERLNKWREKVEKEEFPFPRNENFIGRKKELSELEFILFGDVTGDSERDYFELKARPRRKNLTIGWPKSSLLEERGRERQFESGSRKGKEPVVWKESEKEIEMQGTGLPQRQHQPRSKGGGRYARRKRSMRILYGKGIACVSGESGIGKTDLLLEFAYRYQQRYKMILWVGGESRYIRQNYLNLWSFLEVDVGVEYCSEKSRIKGFEEQEEAAIFRVRKELMRNIPFLVVIDNLESEKDWWDHKLVMDLLPRFGGETHIIISTRLPRVMNLEPLKLSYLSGIEAMTLMQGSGKDYPIEEIDALRVIEEKVGRLTLGLAITGAILSEIPITPSRLLDTIKRMPLKDFSWSSREVHSLRRNTFLLQLFEVCFSIFDHADGPMSLATRMVQASGWFAPAAIPVSLLAHAAHKIPKKHQGNGFWRNLLHSLTCGLTSSYTKRSEAEASSMLLRFNIARSSTKQDYIHFNELIKLYAHKRGMNGAAQAMVQAVISHGSIAQHSEHMWAACFLLFGFGRDPVVVEPKVSELLHLVKEVVLPLAIRTFITFSQCSAALELLRLCTNALEAADQELVTPVEKWLDKSLCWRSIQTNAQLNPCLWQELALCRATVLETRAKLMLRGGQFDIGDDLIRKAVFIRTSICGEDHPETISARETLSKLTRLLANVQIHTSP